A window of the Lagopus muta isolate bLagMut1 chromosome 1, bLagMut1 primary, whole genome shotgun sequence genome harbors these coding sequences:
- the LOC125690512 gene encoding trypsin I-P1 isoform X4: MKYLLFVTFVGVAVALPVSDGDDDKIVGGYTCGRSAAPYQVSLNSGYHFCGGSLISSQWVLSAAHCYKSSIQVKLGEYNLASTDGSEQTISASKIIRHSGYNSNTLNNDIMLIKLSKAATLNSYVSTVALPTSCPSAGTTCLISGWGNTLSSGTLYPDVLQCLEAPILSSSQCSSAYPGEITSNMMCVGYLNGGKDSCQGDSGGPVVCNGQLQGIVSWGYGCAQRGYPGVYTKVCNYVSWIQSTMSSY, from the exons ATGAAATACTTACTGTTTGTCACCTTTGTTGGTGTGGCTG TCGCCCTCCCCGTCAGCGATGGGGATGATGACAAGATTGTGGGAGGCTACACCTGTGGAAGGAGCGCGGCACCCTACCAGGTGTCTCTGAATTCTGGATATCACTTCTGTGGAGGTTCTCTCATCAGCAGCCAATGGGTGCTGTCAGCTGCTCACTGCTACAAGTC TTCCATTCAAGTGAAGCTTGGGGAATACAACCTGGCAAGCACAGACGGCAGCGAGCAGACCATCAGTGCATCTAAAATCATCCGCCACTCTGGCTACAATTCCAACACACTGAACAACGATATCATGCTCATCAAACTGTCCAAAGCAGCCACACTCAACTCCTATGTCAGCACAGTTGCTCTGCCTACCAGCTGTCCGTCTGCTGGAACAACATGCCTGATCTCTGGATGGGGCAACACACTCAGCAGTGGCA CTCTGTATCCAGATGTCTTGCAGTGTCTGGAAGCCCCTATACTCTCCTCAAGCCAGTGCAGCAGTGCTTACCCTGGTGAAATTACTAGTAACATGATGTGTGTTGGATACCTGAATGGAGGGAAAGACTCCTGCCAG GGGGATTCCGGTGGCCCAGTAGTCTGCAATGGTCAGCTGCAGGGTATTGTTTCCTGGGGTTATGGATGTGCACAAAGAGGTTATCCCGGCGTTTACACTAAGGTTTGCAATTACGTTTCCTGGATTCAATCAACTATGTCTTCCTATTGA
- the LOC125690512 gene encoding trypsin I-P1 isoform X3, which produces MKYLLFVTFVGVAVAFPVSDGDDDKIVGGYTCGRSAAPYQVSLNSGYHFCGGSLISSQWVLSAAHCYKSSIQVKLGEYNLASTDGSEQTISASKIIRHSGYNSYTLNNDIMLIKLSKAATLNSYVSTVALPTSCPSAGTTCLISGWGNTLSSGTLYPDVLQCLEAPILSSSQCSSAYPGEITSNMMCVGYLNGGKDSCQGDSGGPVVCNGQLQGIVSWGYGCAQRGYPGVYTKVCNYVSWIQSTMSSY; this is translated from the exons ATGAAATACTTACTGTTTGTCACCTTTGTTGGTGTGGCTG TCGCCTTCCCCGTCAGCGATGGGGATGATGACAAGATTGTGGGAGGCTACACCTGTGGAAGGAGCGCGGCACCCTACCAGGTGTCTCTGAATTCTGGATATCACTTCTGTGGAGGTTCTCTCATCAGCAGCCAATGGGTGCTGTCAGCTGCTCACTGCTACAAGTC tTCCATTCAAGTGAAGCTTGGGGAATACAACCTGGCAAGCACAGACGGCAGCGAGCAGACCATCAGTGCATCTAAAATCATCCGCCACTCTGGCTACAATTCCTACACACTGAACAACGATATCATGCTCATCAAACTGTCCAAAGCAGCCACACTCAACTCCTATGTCAGCACAGTTGCTCTGCCTACCAGCTGTCCGTCTGCTGGAACAACATGCCTGATCTCTGGATGGGGCAACACACTCAGCAGTGGCA CTCTGTATCCAGATGTCTTGCAGTGTCTGGAAGCCCCTATACTCTCCTCAAGCCAGTGCAGCAGTGCTTACCCTGGTGAAATTACTAGTAACATGATGTGTGTTGGATACCTGAATGGAGGGAAAGACTCCTGCCAG GGGGATTCCGGTGGCCCAGTAGTCTGCAATGGTCAGCTGCAGGGTATTGTTTCCTGGGGTTATGGATGTGCACAAAGAGGTTATCCCGGCGTTTACACTAAGGTTTGCAATTACGTTTCCTGGATTCAATCAACTATGTCTTCCTATTGA
- the LOC125690512 gene encoding trypsin I-P1 isoform X5: protein MKYLLFVTFVGVAVALPVSDGDDDKIVGGYTCGRSAAPYQVSLNSGYHFCGGSLISSQWVLSAAHCYKSSIQVKLGEYNLASTDGSEQTISASKIIRHSGYNSNTLNNDIMLIKLSKAATLNSYVSTVALPTSCPSAGTTCLISGWGNTLSSGTLYPDVLQCLEAPILSSSQCSSAYPGEITSNMMCVGYLNGGKDSCQGDSGGPVVCNGQLQGIVSWGYGCAQRGYPGVYTKVCNYVSWIQSTMSSY from the exons TCGCCCTCCCCGTCAGCGATGGGGATGATGACAAGATTGTGGGAGGCTACACCTGTGGAAGGAGCGCGGCACCCTACCAGGTGTCTCTGAATTCTGGATATCACTTCTGTGGAGGTTCTCTCATCAGCAGCCAATGGGTGCTGTCAGCTGCTCACTGCTACAAGTC TTCCATTCAAGTGAAGCTTGGGGAATACAACCTGGCAAGCACAGACGGCAGCGAGCAGACCATCAGTGCATCTAAAATCATCCGCCACTCTGGCTACAATTCCAACACACTGAACAACGATATCATGCTCATCAAACTGTCCAAAGCAGCCACACTCAACTCCTATGTCAGCACAGTTGCTCTGCCTACCAGCTGTCCGTCTGCTGGAACAACATGCCTGATCTCTGGATGGGGCAACACACTCAGCAGTGGCA CTCTGTATCCAGATGTCTTGCAGTGTCTGGAAGCCCCTATACTCTCCTCAAGCCAGTGCAGCAGTGCTTACCCTGGTGAAATTACTAGTAACATGATGTGTGTTGGATACCTGAATGGAGGGAAAGACTCCTGCCAG GGGGATTCCGGTGGCCCAGTAGTCTGCAATGGTCAGCTGCAGGGTATTGTTTCCTGGGGTTATGGATGTGCACAAAGAGGTTATCCCGGCGTTTACACTAAGGTTTGCAATTACGTTTCCTGGATTCAATCAACTATGTCTTCCTATTGA